The Herminiimonas arsenitoxidans sequence GAAAAGGTACGCAATCCACTAATTATTGATGCGTTCTGCGATACCAATGAGACCTTACTTGGCTGGATATCGATAGGCACTCCAACTAAGTCGTTAGGGACGCGCCATGAAAAATCCGTCGACGCGATTCTTTCATATTTTTAATCGGTGAAGAGCTAGATGAAATAGCTCCCATCGCGACAATCATATTTATCTTCTATCTCCATTAGAAATTCACTTACCCGCTATAAGGAACTTGTTCATGAAATATGTCATTGCTATTGGTATTTTCTGCTTTTCATTTTCAGCCACGGCTGCAGTCGATGCGGATAAAGCAAAAGGTATCGCAGGTAAAAGTGCATGTATGAGCTGCCACGGTATAAACAATAAAATTGTTGGACCTGGTTTCAATGAAATTGCTAATAAATACAAAGGAAATAAAACCGCAGTTGCAGCGCTAGCAAAAAAAGTTAAAGCTGGCGGTTCAGGTGTTTGGGGATCAACTCCTATGCCCGCTAATAATCTATCGGATGCAGATGCAAAACTTGTTGTTGAATGGATATTAGCTGGAGCGAAATAGTTGATATTCGAGAGGTGGATTTGCTCATTAAATTGCCCTTTTTTAACTAACCAACCACCTTTCGCCGTCATCGAAGGCGGCGACTCCACCATAAGAACTGTCAAATCCGGTGGGCATATTCTTATTTATGTCCGACTTGACTGCTAGACGCTCGGTCATTGTAAAAATCGGCTTTGAAGTCTTTAAATAAATTGCCAATTGCATTTAGAAGCCATTATTGGCTGCAATGATCATCTCGTTGATCCCAAATTTTAATGCCAGCTATCAGCCGAATGTCAAACTAAAAGAGATTAACGAATTGAAGAGAGCGATTTACTTGCTGTTAGTGGCAATGTTGATGCTGATAAAGATAGAAAAACTGGCTGGAGCTGTTGGTGGTGAGGCTATGACAAGTTAAGATTTGAATTATCGTGTTTTACAACGAAAGCTTAATATGCGTCTTCTCATCCTATCTGATCTTCATCATGAGCTTTGGCGCGAGCGTGCTCCAGTCATTGATATTTCGGCTAGTCGACCAGATGCCGTTATTCTTGCTGGAGATATTAATACAGGAGCGAAAGCTGTTGAATGGGCAGCATGCACCTTTCCAAAAATACCCGTACTTTATATACATGGAAACCATGAGTCGTACGGAAAAAATTTAGAGGAAGTCCAGAACGAAATAGAGTTAGCCTGTTACGCTGCAGGGAATATTCACTTTCTGAATTGCGGTGAATACGTATTTCGTGACGTTCGATTTTTGGGCGCGACGATGTGGACAGATTTTCGTCTATTTGGTGATGATGACCGCCAAGCTGCTATGCGAGAAGCAGAAGCAGTAATGGTGGACTACAAGCGTATTAGATTAGCTAACAAGGGCTATCGCAAACTGCGAGCCGGCGACACGGCTCAATTTCATTCTCTTCATAAGTCTTGGCTCAGAACAAAACTCGCAGAGTCATTTCCTGGAAAGACTGTCGTAATCACACATATGGCACCATCTATATTATCTGTCTCGGAAAGATACACATCCGATCCAATATCAGCGAGCTATGCTTCTCGTTTGGATGAGATGGTTAGTCAAAGTGATATTTGGATTCATGGTCATATGCATGAATCATTTGACTATCGAATTGGAAAATGCCGAGTTGTATGCAATCCATGTGGTTATATGACGCGTAGTGGTGAAATCGAAAATGAACAGTTCGATCCCAATTTTATTATTGAAATTGATGAAATATAATTTCTTTAACAAGTTTGAGATACATTTTAAAAATCATTTCTATTAGAGAGAAATCGAGTTTTAAGGTGCCGTTAATTCAGTTGAGTATTCATACCAAACTAATCCAAAAAATTTAGCCCACAATAACATCTGTTCAAATTATCAATACACTATAGTGTTTCGTTGACAAAGATAGTGAATTTCAGGTGCCGGTTGCAGACCCAAGCAGATTGCTCTTTAGCGGCAGTCAGGAAACGAGTTTTGGCCCTACAACTTTTCTTTTAAGCTCCGCAATTTCACGTTCCTTCTCTGCCAATGTCTTATCGCGCATATCGAGTGCTTGATTCAAAATAAATATTTCCTGCCTTGCGGCACGAATATTTTCGTCGTACTCTTCCTTATTTTGGATGGCTGCATTTTTTAGATTTTTATTGTCTGCCACGACATATCTGTACTTATCCTCAACAGCATGCGACTGTTCAACACTAGGTAAGAAATTTTCTTTTTTCTTATGCTTTTTGTATTCAAGAACAACGTTCGGATATCTATTAAAAGTCGCTCTCGACAGGCCAGCTTCATGCGCAATATTTTCCTGAGTCATTCGTCCGTCGGTTTTTTCTGAAATTCCAATAGCGATCCTATTTAACGCTGCAAACAATTGTGTCTCAGTTGAAGTTATTTCTTTGATGTTATCTGACATTCTTAACTGGTACCGTTCAATTGATTCAGAATACGGAGGGATTTCGCGATGTCATCTTTAAGCGCAATTTTTTGTGGCATGGAGACATTTTTATGATTAAGCATCGCCTGGGCATCATTGATTTGAGCCTGCCAAATTGGTAGGTGATTTTTAGATATGCAACTGTTTGCACAGCGTTCAGGATAACAAGCGTTAATAACTGGTTTATCTGGTAGGTCGGATTTCGTATTGCTTAGGCACAATGCGCGATCTCGCTGAAAGAGACAATAATTTAGAAGTCCAACATGAAGATTGCGGCGATTATTCTCAATAAAGTATTGAAGACTATTCTTTTTTAAGTCACCAGCCACTCCCTTAAATTCGTTAAGCAATTCATTTCCCCGTGCTCCAGCGAGAGCGCCTTCTTGAATATCGTCCCAAATCTGGGCGAGAAATTCCTCGTTTGCAGAAAATTCCTCAATAGCCAAATCACGAATCCAAGACTCATCTTTACCGGCATAACCCAAAAAAGTCGTCAATTTGACGTGCTTGTAGTGAAGCATTCCGGCAATCAATCCGAAAGGCTCTCGCGCAATTCGGCTTGCAAGGGTACGACGGGGCTGCCGCATCGTAAAATTCCATTTCTTTCCGTCTACGAGTGGAAGTTGATATGCACCTTGTATCGCTACATCCAGCCGAGCCCCGAATTTTTTTAATGCGAGTGACATAGCGTCTGGACCAAGAGGAAGAATTGAGCCTTTAGTTGAGCGTCCTAAGGAGTCCTTACGTAGGTCACTCTGAAATTGTTCGCCAGCCCCGCGATACCAGCTCCGAATAAATAATTCATTACAATCACGATGCGAACGAGCATAACTAGTAATTTTTTTTATAATATGGCACGCCTGATAAACCGGTCTATTCACTTCCCAAATTAGTTGTCGGTCGATATCACCCTTGACCATTCGGGAAATCACTGTGTATCGCTTTGATACACCGTCGACATCCGTTTGTTCTTGAAATCCGTGAACCTGAATCAGTGCCAACTCGGATTCACGAATTCCGGACAAACAAGAAACCACGACGAGGCAAGCTTCGTAAAGAGTAAATAATTCAAATCTTAAGTCCTCAACGTTTGCCCACGTTTTGCGCCAGGCAATACCCGAATTCGGATTGATAGAAAAATCCACTATCGCGTTGAGTATCGGCTTTACTTCTCTCGTCGTGAAGTTGTTTGCAGCAAAGTTCTTGGCCTTACTCGCAACGGGCAATACATTTTTTCGTATGTTTTCTATGACACTCTGGCCAGCGAGTATGTCATCTGAAAAATATTCTACGTAATCAAGAGCAGCACATAAAAAGCGATCCCAGACATCTTTGGGAATTAAAGGAGTTCTGTTCTCCTCAGTTCCTTGACGCTTTTTTCCCAAATATTTAAATATTGAATGCCCATGCAATGGACTTATCAGTAACGGCTGAGATACGCGCTTGTTATAGCTGTAATAGGATTGAAGTGCACGAATTCGGACATCAACCCAATCCAGATCGGCAGCCTCAGTTTTAATTCTTTTCCCAAGGGCCTGACCTCTGCGGTTTATTAGCCAACTCACATAGTCTTGAATATCGTGATGACTGATATTGGCCCCCTCAAAGATTTTTCTCGATTGTAAATACTCAACAAATAATGCTAAGTAACGAGCCTCATGTTGCACTGTCTTCATATCACATGCGTAGTTTTCCCCAATGGGATGGTACAGACGGGCATATGAATATTCCATAATGGATATTGCGATCAAATAATGAGTTTCCCAAACATTAGAAAAGATACTCTGCCAGTTGACCTTCGCCCCCTTAATTAAGGTTCTCGATTCGACTAAATCCGTTTGATCCCAAATCAAGTCACTAAATACGGAAAGTCGCCCGATTGGGGAATCCGGAGGTACAAGTTTACTAACGATTTTTAACTCAATAGGAGCTCTGTGCTGCGGATAGCATGCGTTACTCATTAAGCCTCCCTTAAATGAGGGGAAACATAAAATGGCACTTCTTCAGCTTGAATTTTTGCCCATTCCAGGGTTGTAGTTGGGAATCTTGGAAGAATAGATTTAGTAATTGCAGAATAAGGAAGACCGAATTTATGACTCCAATCAATAGGGCTCAGCAGCTTCCGTTGCTCCTCCATGAACGATTTAAACTTCACAAGACGAGGCAAGATTCGACTTGTCCACAGTGCATTTTCACAACTAAAGCATTGCCAAGGATCGTTGCACGGCGTCTCTGGTATACCCCCAGGCTTGTTGTAGAAGTCCCGGCAGCTCGCTATAAACACGTCTTGTTCTCCAGACAGAATTGAAACGATTTTTTCTTCTGACTCAGAAAGTTGTCTGGCTAGCGTTGCGATTTCTTCTTCTGTTTCGACATTCTTTAAAACGACTATTCCTCTAGCCTCTTGAACGACTTTGTCCTGTGCGATACGTATTGTTTGGTTGTGAACATGATGGGTTGCATCATTTGTCAGATAATGAAAGGCCGTGGTATTTAAGGCTTGCTTACCATGATGTTTTAGCGTCTTGCTACTAACATTAGCCAAATTTCCGCTTTTCAAATATGCGTTTGTTGCAACTGTTTTGCGCGTCTGCCTGAAGCCAAACTTCAAAAACTCACCATTTCGATCACGTAAATTATGTGCCTCCATAAAACCAATCAAAGTATAAGATCCTTGAATTAGTCCGTTTGAAACATACATTGTCGCTTCATATGTCAACACGGCTGCTTGTCCCAGATACGGAGAGCCCGGGCTAGCTTTTCGATGTGCCAGCCACAACTGATTTTTTGCGTCTTCGTTTGCGAATGGAACAAGTGACTCGGTTATTTTTAACACCAACTTAATCAAGGCAATCGGAGATGTACTACCGCGATTAGAAAGTGCGATCTGCATTTGTTCATGGCTACCGCGCTGTTTTTTGAACTCGACTATCGTTTTGCCACCTTCTTCACCTTTTAAGCAATCACGTGTCAAAGTCAGCAAAGAGTCAGCATTCAGACCACTCTTTATGGAAAGGAGAACCATAAACGGGACTAGATCCTTATAACTTGGGTATAGATGAGATATGAGCTCCGAAGGAGTGTTGAAAGTACAGTTATCAGATGCAACACTTCGATTACTAAAAAAGCGAGATAGAAGACAGTTCCGCATCAAAGTACGAGAAGGAAACTGCCCTTTTAAAACGTTGACCAAATACCAAAGATTATTAGCTTTACTATTCCAGCCAGTGGTAAATATGGATTTTGAATTCCACGGTTGCTTAAAATGACCAACTAAACGCGGATCCTGTCCTTGAGTTAATAACGTTTTTCCTAGTTCCAGCCTGTCAATAACCTCTGATATCTCTTTTTTTGCCGCATCAATAAGTTTCACTTGTTCGTCATGCGAGTAGGGCTGAACTGCGCAAGTAGTGGCATCACTGCGCCTAAGCGACCGCAACGGTATGTCCAAATCGCTGTTAACAGCCCCTGAAACGGGTGAATCAACCGCTTGCAATATTTTTAATAAATTGGCGATACAAAGATAACTTCTCCCTGCAGTAGCGTTTCCAAAATTAGAGTGCAACCATTTTCTAAAATCGATCAATGTATCCAGAGTAAGATCTTTAGTACTCGTTTCCTTCGGAATCCAATCCGGTTTCATCTCATCCAGATATCTCACCAAGCGATTGAGAGAATCACGCTTTTGTCGTATTGCTTGAAAATGCTTCCCTGGTGAATTAATTACTTCACGATTCCACAGGACATGCATTAATGGGCCAAATAATTTTGGCCTCGAAGAACACTTTTGAAAAGTCAGTCCTCTACCTTCTCGAACTATTCCTGCTAGATCCCACTTCCAAGGCAATATTGACGGCATTAAAAACGTTTCGTTAAACTGAACGTCATTTACTGTAAATGGATTGTTTCGCGCTTTCATTACGACGACTCTCCAGATAACGAGCGCTCGTCAATTTCGAATCCCTCACAATCACTGGAAATGTCAATCATGTCAGTTATTTCATCAACATAATCGAGATAGATAAACGTAGTCGTTACACATGCATGTCCCATCAACCGCGAAAGCACACGCAGTGGGTCGTAAACCATTCTTTTATATGCTTCACTTCTTGAATTAACAGGCACAGTTTGCCTTGTCAACATTTGTCGAATCATTCCGGAAAGCGTATAGATTGCATAACTATGACGCAGCATATGTGGATGCGTCTTGAAGCTGAATCCACTAACATCGCCTGCGACGCGCATCATCTTATAAAACGCACTGTATGTAGCTGGACGTCCCAATGAGGTCAGGAATAAAAAATCTTCATCCTTGATATCTGTATTGCCCTTTATTAAGCAGGCCTTCCTTCGCTTAATTGCATCGGCGCGATCCCATTCTATGTACCGCCTTACATCTCTTAACCAACTTTTTGGTACACGCACGGTGCGTTCTTTGTTACCTTTTCCAAGCACTGTTAGCGGGCATGTATTAAGACCATTGAAAAAAATACTGTCTGGATCTGGAAGCATCGACAGTTTGATGGTAACTGCCTCCTCTGCACGTAATCCGGTGCGAAATAAAAGTCTAACGTAAAGAGCATTTCGCAGCCCTTCCTTAGTAGCCATAATCCTTGGAAGATAGATTTCTAGGAAATCATGTTCAGTCATATATTTAATATCTTTATTACGAGACCTTTCTTTAAGATTCGTTGAAGGGGTATGGGAAGTCTGGTTTAAATACGGCCCTGCCAACATTTTTGTTGTGTATTCGAAAGGAACACATTCAACATGCCCCTCTTGTTGAGCCCATTCATAAAACCGCCTTAATGCTGCAGCGAAAACATTCCAGGAAGCAGATGAGATTTTTAGCGGACCAGATTGAATTCTTCGTAATCTGTAATAAACCAACCAATCTTCAGACGAGGCATTTCGCCATGTTTTCTCTCTTCTAATCAAGAATCGAAAAAATAAGCTAAGTTGCTCAGCATACGTACGCCAGGTATTTGGACTCGGAGATCCAGGAGCAGCAAGAGATCTTAAAAAACTATTCAAAACTGCGTCGCATTGCCAATTTATATCTATGGTAAAAGGTTGTTGATCTACCAATCCCAGTTGCTCAATTAGGTGCGCCAAATGTGGGGTTCGATCTTGCTTCAAATAATAAATGTCCAAACCGCGTTCCTTTGCACACGAAAATTAAATGTATTAAATACTAAATATTCCGGTGAATAAATAGGGATTTATCAATTGAGACATTCTTGAAAAGTAAAGATAACAGCCTGGTTTCTGATGTTCGGTTCATTCGCAATGCTAGGTGCAAAAGTAGTGGGCATTCCGCGTCTATCCGATGGCCCGGATATCGCTCAGCTGGCAGAACTGGCTGCGTTACACCGGCCAAAATTATTCGTCATCAATTCCGTTCTGCACAATCCGACCTCGACCTCACTCTCTGCAGCCAAGGCGTTTCAGGTCTTGAAGATCGCCGAGCAATACGATTTCATGATTGTCGAGGACGATATCTATTGCGATATGCATCCTGGTACTGCGGTACAGCCAGCCACACGCATAGCCGCACTCGACCAATTGAATCGCGTGATTTATCTGGGCGGATTTTCCAAAACACTGGCCGCCAATTTGCGCGTCGGCTTCATCGCCACCTCGCCAGAGATCGCCAAGCATTTGTGCGACCGCAAGATGCTGACCACGCTGACCACGACTGAGATTACCGAACGCGTGGTGTATCGCATCCTGTCCGAAGGACACTACCGCAAGCACGCCGACCGCCTGCGCAACAAGCTAGATGCGGTGCGCGACAAGACCGTGCGACAAATGGAACGCATAGGTATCAAGATCAATATCAGCACACCAGCCGGTATGTTCGTCTGGACTGATGTGGGCTGCGATAGCAATGCCCTGACCGAAAGAGCGATGGAGCATGGTTATCTGCTGGCGCCCGGCAGTCTGTTCTCGCCGAACCAGCTACCGTCGACCAATATGCGCTTCAATGTGGCTGCCATGGCCGATCCCGGCATCATGCGCTTCCTGGAACGGGAGATAGGTCGATCTTGAAATTGGCGATTTCGCCCCAATTTCCAAGCCAACGTTTTAAAAGTCTGGATTGACCTTCGCCGCGCGAAGCAACATCATTGCGGGTTGCGAATAAACAGCAGCTCCCGCTGTCAGACTTTCAACAATATTTCCCTTATTTTTTGATTCCTGAGGACAAAA is a genomic window containing:
- a CDS encoding c-type cytochrome: MKYVIAIGIFCFSFSATAAVDADKAKGIAGKSACMSCHGINNKIVGPGFNEIANKYKGNKTAVAALAKKVKAGGSGVWGSTPMPANNLSDADAKLVVEWILAGAK
- a CDS encoding metallophosphoesterase family protein codes for the protein MRLLILSDLHHELWRERAPVIDISASRPDAVILAGDINTGAKAVEWAACTFPKIPVLYIHGNHESYGKNLEEVQNEIELACYAAGNIHFLNCGEYVFRDVRFLGATMWTDFRLFGDDDRQAAMREAEAVMVDYKRIRLANKGYRKLRAGDTAQFHSLHKSWLRTKLAESFPGKTVVITHMAPSILSVSERYTSDPISASYASRLDEMVSQSDIWIHGHMHESFDYRIGKCRVVCNPCGYMTRSGEIENEQFDPNFIIEIDEI
- a CDS encoding tyrosine-type recombinase/integrase, which codes for MDIYYLKQDRTPHLAHLIEQLGLVDQQPFTIDINWQCDAVLNSFLRSLAAPGSPSPNTWRTYAEQLSLFFRFLIRREKTWRNASSEDWLVYYRLRRIQSGPLKISSASWNVFAAALRRFYEWAQQEGHVECVPFEYTTKMLAGPYLNQTSHTPSTNLKERSRNKDIKYMTEHDFLEIYLPRIMATKEGLRNALYVRLLFRTGLRAEEAVTIKLSMLPDPDSIFFNGLNTCPLTVLGKGNKERTVRVPKSWLRDVRRYIEWDRADAIKRRKACLIKGNTDIKDEDFLFLTSLGRPATYSAFYKMMRVAGDVSGFSFKTHPHMLRHSYAIYTLSGMIRQMLTRQTVPVNSRSEAYKRMVYDPLRVLSRLMGHACVTTTFIYLDYVDEITDMIDISSDCEGFEIDERSLSGESS